The Vibrio echinoideorum genome includes a region encoding these proteins:
- a CDS encoding RelA/SpoT domain-containing protein, with product MSVFLRTTALMLLVLSRAPAFAAAPVSTSSTDQSRTPAQNQVSSNVFRHSLSGLYGIKAFDSRPTQPYTDFDILYSKAHQGQAELETICKSTALLTNSEALFAGVKSQSRAEEKIELELDGDVTRITDLARATIIANDVESLVEVYEALSREADVVKLKNKFKSPADSGYRDLNLLVRLPKTNIIAEVQLHLKAIADVKSGPEHELYEIIQGIERHAIAEKRPINDIEAAQINSLRRQSLELYQQAWQPYITTHIKAA from the coding sequence ATGAGTGTATTTCTCCGTACGACGGCCCTAATGCTTTTAGTATTGAGCCGAGCGCCTGCATTCGCAGCAGCACCTGTTTCAACAAGTTCAACTGATCAATCGCGCACTCCTGCGCAGAATCAAGTATCGTCAAACGTATTCCGTCACAGCCTAAGCGGCCTATACGGTATCAAAGCATTCGACTCACGTCCGACTCAGCCCTACACCGACTTCGACATTCTGTACAGCAAAGCGCACCAAGGCCAAGCTGAACTAGAAACTATCTGTAAAAGTACTGCCCTACTAACGAATTCTGAAGCGCTATTTGCTGGCGTTAAGTCTCAATCTCGTGCAGAAGAGAAAATCGAATTGGAACTGGATGGCGATGTCACAAGAATTACCGACTTAGCTCGTGCCACTATCATCGCAAATGATGTAGAGAGCTTGGTTGAAGTCTACGAAGCGCTAAGTCGCGAAGCAGACGTAGTGAAATTGAAAAACAAATTCAAATCTCCTGCTGATTCTGGCTACCGTGACCTTAACCTATTGGTTCGTTTGCCTAAGACCAACATCATTGCTGAGGTTCAACTTCACCTTAAAGCGATTGCAGATGTGAAAAGTGGTCCTGAACACGAACTGTATGAAATCATTCAAGGTATTGAGCGTCATGCCATTGCAGAAAAACGCCCAATCAACGATATCGAGGCGGCGCAAATCAATAGCCTTAGACGCCAATCTCTAGAGCTATACCAACAAGCATGGCAGCCGTACATCACTACTCACATTAAAGCGGCGTAA
- the cdd gene encoding cytidine deaminase, with translation MNSRITLALESAPTSMKALLSDIVLADNFDATISKEQFQSLLDASGLSDKEARLALLPIAAAYSYAPLSEFYVGAIVRGLSGRLYFGANLEIAGAQLGQTVHAEQSAISHAWMKGEEGLSDITINFSPCGHCRQFMNELTTAKELKVQLPQRDEMSLQEYLPDSFGPADLGITTGLMTKLDHQYTSEETSPVVVSALTALNRSHAPYTKNLSGVSLQLTTGEIFTGAYAENAAFNPSLPPLQVALVQLKLAGFDFEQIENAALVEIADGSISHLADTQSTLEAINPDIPVTYLAI, from the coding sequence ATGAACAGTCGTATTACCCTGGCGCTGGAAAGTGCTCCAACATCAATGAAAGCGCTTTTGAGTGACATCGTATTAGCAGACAACTTTGACGCCACTATTTCTAAAGAGCAGTTTCAAAGCTTACTGGATGCAAGCGGCCTTTCTGATAAAGAAGCTCGCCTAGCTTTACTGCCAATCGCAGCAGCATACTCTTATGCACCGCTTTCTGAATTCTATGTTGGTGCCATCGTGCGTGGTCTATCTGGTCGCCTGTACTTCGGTGCAAACTTGGAAATTGCAGGTGCACAACTTGGTCAAACAGTTCATGCTGAACAATCAGCCATCAGCCACGCTTGGATGAAAGGTGAAGAAGGCCTTTCTGATATCACGATCAACTTCAGCCCTTGTGGTCACTGTCGCCAATTCATGAACGAACTGACGACGGCAAAAGAACTTAAAGTTCAATTACCACAGCGTGATGAAATGTCACTGCAAGAATACTTACCAGACTCTTTCGGCCCTGCTGATTTGGGTATCACTACTGGCCTAATGACTAAGCTGGATCACCAGTACACGTCAGAAGAAACCAGCCCTGTTGTGGTAAGCGCACTAACAGCATTAAACCGTAGCCATGCGCCATATACTAAAAATCTAAGTGGCGTTTCGCTACAACTGACAACGGGTGAAATCTTTACGGGTGCATACGCAGAAAACGCGGCATTCAACCCGAGCCTACCGCCACTACAAGTCGCGCTTGTTCAACTTAAACTGGCTGGCTTCGATTTCGAACAGATCGAAAACGCTGCCTTAGTTGAAATTGCCGATGGTAGCATCAGTCACCTAGCCGATACTCAGTCTACGTTAGAAGCGATTAACCCCGATATTCCAGTGACTTACTTAGCAATTTAA
- a CDS encoding CidA/LrgA family protein, producing the protein MKERLIKLVYCLISFTLIIGALTAGNALQHLLDTSIPGSIFGMLILFAAMVVGIVPEHWVQPGASLIIRLMILLFVPISVGLMDHFDMLIANALPIMASAVGGTLIVLVSLSWFLDRLLSRGQ; encoded by the coding sequence TTGAAAGAAAGATTGATCAAACTCGTTTACTGCTTAATCTCCTTCACCTTAATTATAGGTGCACTCACAGCAGGTAACGCGTTACAGCACTTATTGGATACCTCAATCCCAGGCAGTATTTTTGGCATGTTGATTTTGTTTGCTGCCATGGTGGTTGGTATTGTTCCTGAGCACTGGGTACAGCCCGGTGCAAGCTTGATTATTCGTTTAATGATCTTATTGTTTGTCCCTATCAGTGTCGGACTCATGGATCATTTTGACATGCTTATCGCGAATGCATTACCCATTATGGCAAGTGCCGTTGGTGGTACGCTGATCGTGCTAGTTTCTTTATCATGGTTTTTAGACCGCTTGCTTTCGAGAGGTCAATAA
- the purT gene encoding formate-dependent phosphoribosylglycinamide formyltransferase — translation MFGTATRENATRVLLLGSGELGKEVAIECQRLGLEVIACDRYADAPAMQVAHRSHVLDMLDGDALQAVIELEKPDYVVPEIEAIATSKLVEMEAQGLNVVPTANATKLTMNREGIRRLAAEELKLSTSPYRFADTFEDFAAAVEFVGMPCVVKPVMSSSGKGQSVIKTQDDIQKSWDYAQEGGRTGAGRVIVEGFIDFDYEITLLTVRAVDGVHFCAPIGHRQEDGDYRESWQPQVMSDNALKTAQYTAEQVVNALGGHGIFGVELFVKGDHVIFNEVSPRPHDTGLVTLMSQDSSEFALHVRAFTGMPIKSITQYGPCASAVILGQGTSTNIRFEGLTEALDAPQTQVRLFGKPDIDGRRRLGVALTRRSSTETAIEDAIESASKVKVIY, via the coding sequence ATGTTTGGTACCGCTACTCGTGAAAATGCTACTCGTGTACTTCTATTAGGTTCAGGTGAACTCGGTAAAGAAGTTGCTATTGAGTGCCAACGTTTAGGTTTAGAAGTTATTGCATGTGACCGTTACGCTGATGCACCCGCTATGCAAGTCGCACATCGTAGCCATGTATTAGACATGTTGGATGGCGATGCACTACAAGCTGTCATTGAACTAGAAAAACCAGATTATGTGGTTCCAGAAATCGAAGCTATTGCCACCAGCAAGTTGGTAGAGATGGAAGCACAAGGCCTAAATGTAGTGCCTACGGCTAACGCGACTAAGTTAACGATGAACCGCGAAGGTATCCGTCGTCTAGCCGCAGAAGAGTTAAAACTGAGCACGTCTCCATACCGCTTTGCTGACACATTTGAAGACTTCGCTGCCGCTGTTGAATTCGTGGGCATGCCTTGCGTTGTTAAGCCAGTAATGAGTTCATCAGGCAAAGGCCAAAGCGTAATAAAAACACAAGACGATATTCAGAAGTCTTGGGATTACGCACAGGAAGGCGGTCGTACTGGCGCTGGTCGTGTAATCGTTGAAGGCTTTATCGATTTTGATTACGAAATCACGCTTCTAACCGTTCGCGCTGTTGATGGCGTTCACTTCTGTGCACCTATCGGTCACCGCCAAGAAGACGGTGATTACCGTGAATCATGGCAGCCTCAAGTGATGTCAGACAACGCACTTAAAACGGCGCAATACACCGCAGAACAAGTGGTTAATGCACTAGGTGGTCACGGTATCTTTGGTGTTGAACTGTTTGTTAAAGGCGATCACGTTATCTTCAACGAAGTATCCCCTCGCCCACACGATACTGGCTTAGTGACTCTGATGTCTCAAGACTCATCGGAATTCGCACTGCACGTTCGTGCTTTTACCGGGATGCCGATCAAATCAATTACTCAGTATGGCCCATGTGCATCTGCGGTTATTCTAGGCCAAGGCACTTCAACCAACATTCGTTTTGAAGGTCTTACAGAGGCGCTAGACGCACCACAAACTCAAGTTCGCTTGTTTGGCAAGCCTGACATCGATGGTCGTCGCCGCCTTGGTGTGGCGCTTACTCGTCGCAGCAGTACAGAAACAGCAATTGAAGATGCGATTGAAAGTGCGTCAAAAGTAAAAGTGATTTACTAG
- a CDS encoding LrgB family protein yields the protein MWILLTIVVFLFARWVSQKVNSPFCNPLLISIGIIIPILLFFKVPFETYYADNTWITYMLQPAVVALAFPLYEQLPQIRSNWRIITFACTLGSVMSMTTTALIAVAFKADLSLIASLLGKSVTTPIAMEVSSHLGGEAAIAAILVLIVGLFGAIFAYPIYNLIGIKSPIARGLTMGTVSHALGTATCAEKNPQDAAFSSLALVLCGVITSIIAPTIFSIVVWIYA from the coding sequence ATGTGGATTCTACTGACTATTGTAGTGTTCTTGTTTGCTCGTTGGGTAAGCCAAAAAGTTAATTCGCCGTTTTGTAATCCTCTGCTCATCAGTATTGGCATCATCATTCCAATTCTGTTGTTTTTCAAAGTACCTTTTGAAACCTATTACGCAGACAACACTTGGATTACCTACATGCTTCAACCTGCGGTAGTGGCACTTGCCTTCCCTTTATATGAGCAGTTACCTCAAATCAGATCCAACTGGCGCATCATCACGTTTGCTTGCACGCTAGGCAGTGTGATGTCTATGACCACAACCGCACTGATCGCCGTGGCTTTTAAAGCGGATTTAAGTTTGATCGCGAGTTTGTTGGGTAAGTCGGTCACCACACCGATCGCGATGGAAGTCTCAAGCCATTTAGGTGGCGAAGCGGCAATTGCCGCGATTCTGGTACTTATTGTCGGTTTGTTCGGAGCAATTTTTGCTTACCCTATCTACAATTTGATCGGTATTAAGAGCCCTATCGCACGAGGTTTAACCATGGGCACAGTATCGCATGCTTTGGGAACGGCAACTTGCGCTGAAAAGAACCCACAAGATGCGGCATTCAGTTCCCTAGCTTTAGTACTTTGTGGCGTAATTACCTCGATTATTGCACCGACCATATTTTCTATCGTGGTTTGGATCTACGCTTAA
- a CDS encoding thiopurine S-methyltransferase, with translation MNNPEFWHNKWAANQIGFHLEDVNPLLIEFWKKTEPSYEKSVFVPLCGKSEDLIWLATKHEDVQGVELSQIAVRAFFSEHLYTPTVTRISGQHELYQFDELSVYTGDYFSAPIRPVDIIYDRASLVALPAEMRVQYIERLKQRLKPGGKILLVTLDYDQSEMAGPPFSVPKLEIDQLFAGYKITLLNQDIANDKHPKIAKKGLSRFSEEVYLIESEA, from the coding sequence ATGAATAATCCTGAATTTTGGCACAATAAATGGGCAGCCAACCAAATTGGCTTCCACCTTGAAGATGTGAACCCACTTCTGATTGAATTTTGGAAAAAGACTGAGCCTAGCTACGAGAAGAGTGTGTTCGTGCCTCTATGTGGTAAGAGTGAAGATCTGATTTGGTTAGCGACGAAGCATGAAGACGTTCAAGGTGTCGAATTAAGCCAGATCGCGGTTCGAGCATTTTTCTCTGAGCATTTATATACACCGACCGTGACTCGGATTAGTGGCCAACATGAGCTTTATCAATTCGATGAGCTGAGTGTTTACACTGGCGATTACTTCTCAGCGCCGATTCGACCTGTCGATATTATCTATGATCGTGCCTCTTTGGTTGCTTTGCCTGCTGAGATGCGCGTGCAATATATAGAACGCCTAAAGCAACGGTTAAAGCCAGGCGGCAAGATTTTACTTGTGACGCTAGATTACGATCAAAGCGAGATGGCGGGGCCTCCGTTTAGCGTACCTAAACTAGAGATTGATCAGTTGTTCGCAGGTTATAAGATCACGCTGTTGAATCAAGATATCGCAAACGATAAACACCCTAAGATTGCGAAGAAAGGCTTGTCTCGATTTAGTGAAGAAGTGTATTTGATTGAATCTGAAGCGTAA